A region of Micropterus dolomieu isolate WLL.071019.BEF.003 ecotype Adirondacks linkage group LG01, ASM2129224v1, whole genome shotgun sequence DNA encodes the following proteins:
- the LOC123976475 gene encoding obscurin-like protein 1, with product MEQKGTRRRLTIHDVGTDDDGVYLCEMPDGGKSIAELSVKGTIVRKLPRKLEVLEGENAVFCVEVENDDMEIHWFKDGLKLHETHQTILKSFGKTHILVFVNVAYHDSGVVTFVAGRSKTSSRLKVKATRHCPPICPVGVKIDVDRPNSALLTWVPAPNSQTSTRSIFVVERQEVGSQEWQKCFTSENATSAEVGSDSVPCEGDYRFRVCCINKYGRSGHVEFSKAVHLAAVIKFSPLSDMDSNKKVDIGDAIVLYCEVSHPHAKVSWFKDGEELQVTEGLNIQSDGNMRRIVIQSADASHSGVYTCETSGDVIKFNVDIAGRPVEFSPIPEEELHKSSMELDPVVLLCHVSTEDAEVIWYKDGCEIQPSDNITLQAEGTMRRLIIRSAETSDAGSYTCQAGNNSVEFIVNVREPPVMIVEPKDDIVMERYISEEVGLQCELSRSSGTVRWFKDGQVVEKSDNVHLISEGPYRRLTILNSSVEDSGEYVCETDGDSVFFQLAIKEPPVRIISPSESELELTHLTPERLELSCEISQVDAPVRWYRDSLEVEEGPNLMLEVDGAQRRLVIPITTVDDTGEYVCDTEDDSVAFLVTITEPPVRLTRPKNTPDKLESFAGKPIVLEIEASRPNAEVKWWLNGSEIEESSNVTITEDGLIHRLTIHSPSPEDSGKYTCDAVDDEIDFQVKVSEPPVKILRKSEMKTNLKFLISDDIVLECELSRANALAKWYKGTRRVEGDERFCEEEEGAFRSLVILNAELGDSGEYFLDAGDDNISFQVTVEEPPVTIVGNSNDADYQDMVAGDDLILACEVSRSHAPVQWYCNDRLLTNDSRTCIESYGTLRKIIISHVQPSDSGKYVCDAVDDKMISTVRIQEPPVTFVNKKDDIVVTGYEAESVTLTSYVSKENALVRWLKDWTALEGERFRALMEGHERTLTIEPLRRSDAGEYTCDVNTDQIHFSLLVKEMRIKFVRQLRDTVAHADGMVTLRCEVCKPKADVQWLKNGAEVVPSRRFSIRADGVERSLTIHRLTREDAGEYICESRDDRTVATLRVEMPRVVEFLTELHNTTVLEGEDATFKCVVSPEDVQLVWLMDNEAITLGDRFQANQNGLCHTLVIKKCQMLDCSKITAEAEGQISKASLKVQEAQVMFTKKMEAVMAEEFGDATLETEISLETGEVQWMRQGVVIQPGPRHTLAQNGCKRSLTIYNLTLSDRGTYRCETLHDRTQVKLNVEPRKISIHKGLTDQETFERETASFEVELSHTDVEGIWQKDGIRVKPNNQWRVSTNGRVHGLTLSNLTLEDTGTIVFSAEGVRTTARLDVKETPVSVLRTLADVCVEEEFPATLECEFSRQNIDVRWLKNGTELKPGKNCRIYSMGRKRFCQIMQCSRADSGTYTCDTGEINTSCSLEVYEHKLEMVQGLEDLYIQEDQNAVFMCEVSLEDVTGEWYKDGHKIRPTSTIKIRTEGTKHFLLMCNVTAEDAGEVRFVARDVESTAYLEVEELPVSIVKPLRDRTALEKHRVILECTVSSPRCTATWYKGKEELFPSDRVEILADGCSLKLVIQQVALEDEGTYSIEVGEHTSKAKLMVEAQSLVMVKELEDKEVTEPEPASFQCEVSVAINKPPVWTLNGETLQPGPSVRLENHGTVYKLTLKNTSVDMSGVVKFTIGKAKSSATLSVMEK from the exons ATGGAGCAGAAAGGAACCCGACGAAGACTGACCATCCATGATGTTGGGACAGACGACGATGGAGTGTATCTCTGTGAGATGCCAGATGGAGGAAAGAGCATTGCAGAGCTTTCAGTTAAAG GTACTATTGTTCGTAAACTTCCCCGGAAGCTGGAGGTCCTGGAGGGTGAGAACGCTGTGTTCTGCGTGGAGGTGGAGAACGACGACATGGAGATCCACTGGTTCAAAGATGGTTTGAAGCTACACGAGACTCACCAGACGATCCTGAAATCTTTTGGCAAAACCCACATTCTGGTCTTTGTCAACGTGGCCTATCATGACTCAGGGGTAGTGACCTTTGTTGCAGGAAGATCCAAGACCTCATCACGTCTCAAGGTCAAAG CCACAAGACATTGCCCTCCCATCTGCCCCGTGGGCGTCAAAATTGACGTGGATCGACCCAACAGCGCCCTGCTCACCTGGGTTCCTGCCCCCAACAGTCAGACCTCCACCCGGTCCATCTTTGTCGTtgagagacaggaagtgggCTCCCAAGAGTGGCAGAAGTGTTTCACCTCGGAGAACGCCACTTCAGCTGAGGTCGGCAGCGACAGCGTGCCATGTGAAGGCGACTACCGGTTCCGTGTCTGTTGCATCAACAAGTATGGGCGAAGTGGCCACGTGGAGTTTTCCAAAGCTGTCCATCTGG ctgctgtgatAAAATTCAGTCCTCTGTCAGATATGGACAGCAATAAGAAGGTGGACATTGGTGATGCCATTGTTCTCTACTGTGAAGTCTCCCACCCCCATGCAAAAGTATCCTGGTTTAAAGATGGCGAGGAGCTCCAGGTGACCGAGGGCCTCAACATCCAATCAGATGGGAACATGAGGCGGATTGTGATTCAGTCAGCTGATGCATCTCACTCTGGAGTTTATACATGTGAAACTTCTGGAGATGTCATCAAATTCAACGTGGACATTGCAG GTCGTCCGGTGGAGTTCAGTCCAATCCCAGAGGAGGAGCTCCATAAGAGCAGCATGGAGCTGGACCCCGTGGTGCTGCTCTGTCATGTCTCCACAGAGGATGCCGAAGTCATCTG GTATAAGGACGGCTGTGAGATCCAGCCCAGTGACAACATCACTCTGCAGGCAGAGGGAACCATGAGGAGGCTGATCATCCGCTCTGCAGAAACCTCAGATGCTGGCAGCTACACCTGCCAGGCAGGAAACAATAGCGTGGAGTTTATCGTCAATGTCAGAG AGCCTCCAGTGATGATTGTGGAACCTAAGGATGATATTGTGATGGAGCGATATATCTCAGAGGAGGTAGGCCTGCAGTGCGAATTGTCTCGTTCCAGTGGGACAGTGCGGTGGTTCAAGGACGGCCAGGTGGTGGAGAAAAGCGACAATGTCCATTTGATATCTGAGGGTCCTTACAGAAGACTGACTATCCTCAACAGCTCAGTGGAGGACAGCGGAGAGTATGTCTGCGAAACAGACGGAGACTCTGTCTTTTTTCAGCTTGCTATCAAGG AGCCACCGGTAAGGATAATTTCCCCCAGCGAATCAGAGTTGGAACTGACCCATTTGACCCCCGAGAGGCTGGAGCTCAGCTGTGAGATCTCACAAGTGGATGCCCCTGTCCGGTGGTACAGAGACAgcctggaggtggaggagggtcCTAACTTGATGCTAGAGGTGGATGGGGCCCAACGCCGGCTGGTTATACCCATAACCACAGTGGACGACACAGGAGAGTATGTATGTGACACTGAAGATGACTCTGTGGCCTTCCTGGTGACTATTACAG AGCCACCCGTGAGGCTTACCCGTCCCAAAAACACACCTGACAAACTGGAAAGTTTTGCCGGCAAACCAATTGTGCTGGAGATCGAAGCGTCTCGACCAAATGCTGAAGTCAAGTGGTGGCTCAATGGCAGTGAAATAGAGGAGAGCAGTAATGTCACCATCACAGAGGACGGGCTCATCCATCGCCTGACCATTCACTCTCCCAGCCCAGAGGATTCTGGGAAATACACCTGTGACGCTGTTGATGATGAAATAGATTTCCAGGTCAAGGTTTCAG AGCCTCCAGTGAAGATCCTAAGGAAGTCAGAGATGAAGACAAATCTTAAATTCCTGATTTCTGATGACATTGTGCTGGAGTGTGAGCTCTCCAGAGCCAATGCATTGGCCAAATGGTACAAGGGCACCCGTCGTGTTGAGGGCGATGAAAGGTtctgtgaagaggaagaaggagctTTTCGCTCGCTGGTCATCCTCAACGCTGAACTCGGTGACTCAGGGGAGTACTTCCTTGATGCCGGAGATGACAATATCAGCTTCCAGGTTACAGTAGAAG AGCCTCCAGTGACAATTGTAGGCAACTCAAATGACGCTGACTACCAGGATATGGTAGCAGGAGACGACCTGATCCTAGCCTGTGAAGTGTCCCGTTCCCACGCCCCTGTCCAGTGGTACTGCAATGACAGGCTACTTACAAATGACTCCCGCACCTGCATTGAGAGCTACGGCACTCTGAGAAAAATTATCATCTCACATGTCCAGCCCTCAGATTCTGGGAAATATGTGTGTGATGCTGTAGACGACAAGATGATCAGCACTGTGAGGATTCAAG AGCCCCCGGTTACGTTTGTGAACAAGAAGGATGACATTGTCGTGACTGGTTACGAAGCCGAGAGCGTCACCTTGACGAGCTATGTGTCCAAGGAAAACGCTCTAGTGCGTTGGCTGAAAGACTGGACAGCTCTTGAAGGCGAACGTTTTCGAGCACTCATGGAGGGCCATGAGCGCACCCTTACCATCGAGCCTTTGAGGCGCTCCGATGCTGGCGAGTACACCTGCGATGTCAACACGGACCAGATCCACTTCAGCTTGCTGGTGAAAGAAATGAGAATCAAATTTGTGAGGCAACTCCGAGACACTGTGGCCCATGCTGACGGTATGGTGACCCTTCGCTGTGAGGTGTGCAAGCCAAAAGCAGACGTCCAATGGCTGAAGAATGGCGCGGAGGTGGTTCCAAGCAGAAGGTTCTCCATTCGGGCAGATGGAGTTGAGCGAAGCTTGACCATTCACCGTTTAACCAGAGAGGATGCTGGAGAGTACATCTGCGAGTCCAGAGATGACCGAACTGTGGCAACGCTGAGAGTAGAGA TGCCTCGAGTGGTGGAGTTCCTTACAGAGCTCCACAACACCACTGTACTTGAAGGAGAAGATGCCACCTTCAAGTGTGTTGTTTCCCCCGAGGATGTCCAGTTGGTATGGCTCATGGACAATGAGGCTATCACCCTGGGCGATCGTTTCCAGGCAAACCAAAACGGACTGTGCCACACCTTGGTGATCAAGAAGTGCCAGATGTTGGACTGTTCGAAGATTACAGCAGAGGCAGAGGGACAAATAAGCAAAGCCAGCCTTAAAGTTCAGG AGGCTCAGGtcatgtttacaaaaaaaatggaGGCTGTCATGGCAGAAGAGTTCGGTGACGCCACCTTGGAGACAGAGATCAGCCTTGAGACGGGAGAGGTCCAGTGGATGAGGCAAGGTGTGGTCATCCAGCCAGGTCCCCGACACACGCTGGCCCAGAACGGCTGTAAACGCAGTCTGACCATCTACAACCTGACTCTGTCGGACCGAGGAACCTATCGCTGCGAAACTCTGCATGACCGGACACAGGTCAAGCTCAATGTAGAAC CCCGTAAAATCTCCATCCATAAAGGCTTAACTGACCAAGAAACCTTTGAACGAGAGACTGCCTCCTTCGAGGTGGAGCTCTCCCACACAGATGTGGAGGGAATTTGGCAGAAGGACGGCATCCGGGTGAAACCGAATAACCAGTGGCGGGTGAGCACCAATGGGCGAGTCCATGGCCTCACACTGTCCAACCTCACCCTAGAGGACACAGGCACTATTGTCTTCTCAGCTGAAGGGGTGCGCACAACTGCCAGGCTCGATGTCAAAG AGACTCCGGTATCTGTCCTGAGAACGCTAGCTGATGTCTGTGTGGAGGAGGAATTTCCCGCCACTCTGGAGTGTGAATTCTCCAGACAAAACATCGACGTCAGATGGCTTAAg AATGGGACGGAGCTGAAGCCGGGTAAGAACTGTCGGATCTACTCCATGGGCCGGAAGCGGTTCTGTCAGATCATGCAGTGCTCCCGGGCTGACTCTGGCACCTACACATGTGACACAGGGGAAATCAACACTTCCTGCTCACTGGAGGTTTATG AACATAAGCTGGAGATGGTGCAAGGTCTGGAGGACCTTTACATTCAGGAGGACCAGAACGCTGTCTTCATGTGCGAGGTTTCTTTGGAGGATGTTACTGGGGAGTGGTACAAAGACGGCCACAAGATCCGGCCCACTAGCACCATCAAGATCCGCACTGAAG GGACCAAACACTTCCTACTGATGTGTAACGTCACAGCTGAAGATGCTGGGGAGGTCCGCTTCGTAGCCAGGGATGTTGAATCTACAGCCTACCTTGAGGTAGAAG AACTCCCCGTTTCCATTGTAAAACCCCTGCGAGATCGTACAGCCCTAGAGAAACACCGCGTGATCCTTGAATGCACCGTTTCCTCGCCACGATGCACCGCCACCTGGTACAAGGGCAAGGAGGAGCTATTTCCCTCAGATCGAGTGGAGATCCTGGCCGACGGCTGCTCCCTTAAACTGGTGATCCAGCAGGTGGCTTTGGAGGATGAGGGCACCTACAGCATTGAGGTTGGGGAGCACACGTCCAAAGCCAAGCTGATGGTGGAAG CCCAATCCCTTGTAATGGTCAAAGAGCTGGAGGATAAGGAGGTAACTGAGCCTGAGCCCGCATCCTTCCAGTGTGAGGTGTCTGTCGCCATAAACAAGCCTCCTGTTTGGACCCTGAACGGAGAGACCCTTCAGCCGGGCCCCTCAGTCCGCCTGGAAAACCATGGGACGGTCTACAAACTGACCTTGAAAAACACCAGCGTGGACATGAGCGGGGTGGTGAAGTTTACTATCGGCAAGGCCAAGAGCAGTGCCACGCTCAGTGTAATGGAAAAGTAG
- the LOC123976828 gene encoding carboxy-terminal domain RNA polymerase II polypeptide A small phosphatase 1-like, with protein MDNPSSIITQVSRDEEGNKASGERGSSPSLSSKKPRSRGLFSSLFCCLCRDQPEPQPVNNNAPLLVEENGTVSKVKPLLPPVKSKDSGKICVVIDLDETLVHSSFKPVNNADFIIPVEIDGTVHQVYVLKRPHVDEFLKRMGELFECVLFTASLAKYADPVSDLLDKWGAFRCRLFRESCVFHRGNYVKDLSRLGRDLNKVIIVDNSPASYVFHPDNAVPVASWFDDMADTELLDLIPFFERLSKVDNIYTVLKQQGTAS; from the exons gGTCTTCACCCTCTCTATCCTCCAAGAAGCCCAGGAGCAGAGGCCTCTTCTCCAGCCTTTTCTGCTGCCTGTGTCGGGACCAGCCCGAACCCCAGCCAGTCAACAACAACGCCCCTCTGCTGGTCGAAGAGAACGGGACCGTCTCCAAG GTGAAGCCACTGCTTCCTCCGGTGAAGTCAAAAGACTCCGGAAAGATCTGTGTGGTGATAGATCTTGATGAGACGTTAGTTCACAGCTCTTTTAAG CCTGTGAACAATGCCGATTTCATCATTCCTGTTGAGATAGATGGAACAGTACACCAG GTGTATGTCCTGAAGCGACCACATGTCGATGAGTTCCTGAAGAGAATGGGAGAACTGTTTGAGTGTGTCCTGTTCACTGCCAGTTTAGCCAAG TATGCAGACCCTGTCTCAGACCTACTGGACAAGTGGGGAGCTTTCCGCTGCCGCCTGTTCCGGGAGTCCTGCGTCTTCCACCGAGGTAATTACGTCAAAGACCTGAGTCGCCTGGGTCGTGACCTAAACAAGGTCATCATCGTGGACAACTCCCCTGCCTCCTATGTCTTCCACCCCGACAACGCA GTGCCTGTAGCCTCGTGGTTTGACGACATGGCCGACACTGAGCTGCTTGACCTCATCCCCTTCTTCGAGAGGCTGAGCAAAGTGGATAATATCTACACAGTCCTCAAGCAGCAAGGGACTGCAAGCTAA